Proteins found in one Bacillus subtilis subsp. subtilis str. 168 genomic segment:
- the yshB gene encoding putative integral membrane protein (Evidence 3: Putative function from multiple computational evidences; PubMedId: 15849754, 16850406; Product type m: membrane component) — MLDIIILILLLMGTLLGLKRGFILQFIRLTSFILSIAFAALFYKNVAPHLHWIPAPDFSAGQPALSFFTGNLEAAYYNAIAFIVLFIIAKILLRIIGSFLSIVAGIPVIKQINQMLGAVLGFLEVYLFTFVLLYVASVLPVDALQQMMGQSSLANVIINHTPYLSGLLQELWTQYGA, encoded by the coding sequence ATGCTAGATATCATCATCTTAATCTTGCTCCTGATGGGGACTTTACTGGGGTTAAAACGCGGTTTTATCCTGCAGTTTATCCGCTTGACGAGCTTTATTTTATCAATTGCCTTTGCGGCTTTATTCTATAAAAACGTGGCACCGCATTTACATTGGATTCCCGCACCCGATTTTTCAGCGGGACAGCCGGCTCTTTCTTTTTTTACGGGGAATTTGGAAGCAGCGTACTATAATGCGATTGCGTTTATCGTTTTATTTATCATTGCTAAAATCTTACTGAGAATCATCGGCTCGTTCCTGAGTATTGTAGCCGGCATTCCGGTGATTAAACAAATCAACCAGATGCTGGGAGCCGTTCTCGGTTTTCTAGAAGTCTATTTATTTACATTTGTGCTGCTGTATGTCGCATCCGTTCTGCCGGTAGACGCGTTGCAGCAAATGATGGGGCAATCGTCTCTCGCAAATGTGATCATTAACCATACACCGTACTTGTCAGGGCTTTTACAAGAGCTGTGGACACAGTACGGGGCATAA
- the zapA gene encoding regulator of cell division (Evidence 1a: Function from experimental evidences in the studied strain; PubMedId: 15317782, 16796675, 18588879, 20711458, 24097947, 26258635; Product type r : regulator) has protein sequence MSDGKKTKTTVDIYGQHFTIVGEESRAHMRYVAGIVDDKMREINEKNPYLDINKLAVLTAVNVVHDYVKLQEKCEKLERQLKEKD, from the coding sequence TTGTCTGACGGCAAAAAAACAAAAACAACCGTTGACATTTACGGCCAGCACTTCACGATTGTCGGTGAAGAAAGCAGAGCCCATATGAGGTATGTCGCCGGAATTGTTGATGATAAAATGAGAGAAATCAATGAAAAAAATCCATACCTTGATATAAATAAACTTGCAGTGCTGACAGCGGTAAATGTGGTGCACGATTATGTCAAATTACAAGAGAAATGTGAAAAACTGGAGCGTCAGCTTAAAGAAAAGGATTGA
- the rnhC gene encoding ribonuclease HIII (Evidence 1a: Function from experimental evidences in the studied strain; PubMedId: 9888800, 10094689, 12794188, 23882084; Product type e: enzyme), with protein sequence MSHSVIKVSLSAIDQMKMTYSGSLTASVPQGAVFQAKPPGCTITAYQSGKVLFQGKNAAAESARWGTAEPQEKKKTAKKPADPRYAPPADIAGMSVIGSDEVGTGDYFGPMTVVCAYVDKTMLPLMKELGVKDSKDLKDPQIIEIARNLIKTIPYSLLVLKNEKYNSMQEKGMSQGKMKALLHNQAITHLLRKLDGVKPEAILIDQFAEPGVYFNHLKGRDIVKERTYFSTKAEGIHLAVAAASIIARYSFLMEMDKLSRAAGMTLPKGAGPHVDEAAAKLILKKGASALRTFTKLHFANTQKAQRLADKKRS encoded by the coding sequence GTGTCCCATTCAGTGATAAAAGTATCGTTGTCTGCTATTGACCAAATGAAAATGACGTACAGCGGTTCACTTACAGCCTCTGTTCCGCAGGGAGCCGTTTTTCAGGCAAAACCGCCCGGCTGTACCATTACAGCATATCAATCAGGTAAGGTCTTGTTTCAAGGAAAAAACGCTGCGGCAGAATCCGCGCGCTGGGGAACAGCAGAGCCTCAGGAAAAGAAGAAAACGGCCAAAAAGCCGGCTGATCCCCGCTATGCCCCTCCGGCAGATATCGCCGGAATGTCTGTTATCGGTTCTGACGAAGTCGGAACCGGAGATTACTTTGGCCCAATGACGGTTGTATGCGCGTACGTCGACAAAACCATGCTTCCTTTAATGAAGGAACTCGGTGTTAAGGATTCTAAAGATTTAAAAGATCCGCAAATCATCGAGATTGCCCGAAACCTGATTAAAACCATTCCGTACAGCCTGCTGGTGTTAAAGAATGAAAAGTATAACAGCATGCAGGAAAAAGGCATGAGCCAAGGGAAAATGAAAGCTTTGCTGCACAATCAGGCGATCACACATTTATTAAGAAAATTGGATGGAGTAAAGCCTGAAGCCATTTTGATTGACCAATTCGCTGAGCCAGGCGTCTACTTCAATCATTTAAAGGGCAGAGACATTGTGAAGGAGCGGACCTATTTTAGCACAAAAGCTGAAGGTATTCACCTGGCTGTCGCCGCTGCTTCAATCATTGCAAGATATTCATTTTTAATGGAAATGGATAAACTATCACGCGCGGCAGGAATGACGCTTCCAAAAGGGGCCGGTCCGCACGTCGATGAAGCGGCCGCCAAGCTGATCCTCAAAAAAGGGGCATCTGCACTCAGAACCTTTACAAAACTCCATTTCGCCAATACGCAAAAAGCGCAGCGCCTTGCTGATAAAAAACGTTCATAG
- the pheT gene encoding phenylalanyl-tRNA synthetase (beta subunit) (Evidence 1a: Function from experimental evidences in the studied strain; PubMedId: 811647, 2127701, 2492510, 12682299; Product type e: enzyme), whose product MFVSYKWLEDYVDLKGMDPAVLAEKITRAGIEVEGIEYKGEGIKGVVIGHVLEREQHPNADKLNKCLVDIGAEAPVQIICGAPNVDKGQKVAVATVGAVLPGNFKIKKAKLRGEESNGMICSLQELGIESKLVAKEYAEGIFVFPNDAETGSDALAALQLDDAILELGLTPNRADAMNMLGVAYEVAAILDTEVKLPQTDYPAASEQASDYISVKIEDQEANPLYTAKIIKNVTIAPSPLWMQTKLMNAGIRPHNNVVDITNFVLLEYGQPLHAFDYDRFGSKEVVVRKAAENEMIVTLDDQERKLSADHLVITNGTKAQAVAGVMGGAESEVQEDTKTILLEAAYFNGQKVRKASKDLGLRSESSVRFEKGIDPARVRLAAERAAQLIHLYAGGEVLAGTVEEDHLTIEANNIHVSADKVSSVLGLTISKEELISIYKRLGFTVGEADDLLVVTVPSRRGDITIEEDLIEEAARLYGYDNIPSTLPETAGTTGGLTPYQAKRRKVRRFLEGAGLSQAITYSLTNEKKATAFAIEKSLNTVLALPMSEERSILRHSLVPNLLDSVSYNLARQTDSVALYEVGSVFLTKEEDTKPVETERVAGAVTGLWRKQLWQGEKKPVDFFVVKGIVEGLLDKLNVLDSIEFVQSERKQLHPGRTANILLNGSLIGFIGQVHPSLEKELDIKETYVFELDLHALLAAETAPLVYTAIPKYPSVTRDIALVTDKTVTSGQLESVIKEAGGKLLKEVTVFDVYEGEHMEEGKKSVAFSLQYVNPEQTLTEEEVTKAHSKVLKALEDTYQAVLRG is encoded by the coding sequence ATGTTTGTTTCTTATAAATGGTTAGAGGATTATGTTGATTTAAAAGGCATGGACCCGGCTGTTCTTGCTGAAAAAATTACAAGAGCCGGTATTGAGGTTGAAGGAATTGAATACAAAGGAGAAGGCATCAAAGGCGTTGTCATCGGCCATGTGCTGGAGCGCGAGCAGCACCCGAATGCTGATAAGCTGAATAAGTGCCTTGTGGATATCGGAGCTGAAGCCCCTGTACAAATCATTTGCGGCGCGCCGAATGTGGATAAGGGACAAAAAGTCGCAGTTGCAACAGTCGGAGCGGTGCTGCCGGGCAATTTCAAAATCAAAAAAGCCAAGCTTCGCGGTGAAGAATCAAACGGCATGATCTGTTCCTTACAGGAGCTTGGTATCGAAAGCAAACTTGTGGCGAAGGAGTATGCAGAAGGCATTTTCGTATTCCCGAATGACGCTGAAACAGGAAGCGATGCCTTAGCGGCTTTACAGCTTGACGATGCGATTCTTGAGCTGGGTTTAACGCCAAACCGCGCGGATGCCATGAACATGCTTGGTGTTGCTTACGAGGTTGCGGCGATTTTAGACACTGAGGTAAAGCTTCCGCAAACGGATTACCCGGCTGCTTCAGAACAAGCGTCTGATTACATTTCAGTCAAAATTGAAGATCAAGAAGCGAACCCGCTGTACACTGCAAAAATCATTAAAAATGTCACGATTGCTCCGTCACCGCTTTGGATGCAGACAAAGCTGATGAATGCAGGCATTCGTCCGCACAACAACGTCGTTGACATCACAAATTTTGTCCTGTTGGAATACGGACAGCCGCTTCATGCGTTTGATTATGACAGATTTGGCTCTAAGGAAGTCGTAGTAAGAAAAGCAGCTGAGAATGAAATGATCGTAACACTTGATGATCAAGAACGTAAGCTGTCTGCCGATCACCTTGTCATTACAAACGGAACGAAAGCGCAGGCCGTTGCCGGTGTCATGGGAGGAGCAGAGTCAGAGGTTCAGGAAGATACGAAAACCATTTTGCTTGAGGCTGCGTATTTCAACGGGCAGAAGGTTCGCAAGGCTTCCAAAGACCTTGGTTTGAGAAGTGAATCAAGCGTAAGATTTGAAAAAGGAATTGATCCGGCACGCGTACGTCTTGCAGCAGAACGGGCTGCGCAGCTGATCCATCTGTATGCCGGCGGTGAGGTGCTTGCTGGAACGGTTGAGGAAGATCACCTGACAATCGAAGCAAATAACATTCACGTATCTGCTGACAAAGTGAGCAGCGTTCTAGGCCTGACGATCAGTAAAGAAGAACTGATCAGCATTTATAAACGTCTCGGTTTTACGGTCGGTGAAGCGGATGATCTTCTCGTTGTGACTGTCCCATCACGGCGCGGTGACATTACAATAGAAGAGGATTTAATCGAAGAAGCGGCAAGACTGTACGGCTACGATAACATTCCGTCTACGCTTCCTGAGACAGCGGGAACTACAGGCGGATTAACGCCATATCAGGCAAAACGCCGTAAAGTCAGACGCTTCCTTGAAGGCGCAGGCTTATCACAAGCCATCACTTACTCACTGACAAACGAGAAGAAAGCGACAGCGTTTGCGATTGAAAAATCACTGAATACTGTGCTTGCGCTTCCAATGAGTGAAGAAAGAAGCATTCTCAGACACAGTCTTGTTCCAAATCTGCTTGATTCTGTTTCTTACAATCTTGCGAGGCAGACTGACTCAGTTGCACTGTACGAAGTTGGCTCCGTTTTCCTAACGAAGGAAGAGGACACAAAACCTGTTGAAACAGAACGCGTAGCAGGAGCTGTTACCGGATTATGGCGCAAGCAGCTATGGCAGGGTGAAAAGAAACCAGTTGATTTCTTTGTTGTCAAAGGAATTGTGGAAGGGCTGTTAGACAAACTCAACGTCCTAGACAGCATTGAATTTGTACAGTCTGAACGCAAACAGCTGCATCCGGGCAGAACAGCGAACATTTTATTGAATGGTTCTCTGATCGGCTTCATCGGCCAAGTCCATCCTTCATTGGAAAAAGAACTGGATATAAAGGAAACATACGTATTTGAGCTCGATCTTCATGCGTTGCTCGCAGCAGAAACAGCACCGCTTGTTTACACGGCGATTCCAAAATATCCGTCTGTGACACGTGATATCGCTCTTGTAACAGATAAAACCGTCACAAGCGGACAGCTCGAGAGCGTCATTAAAGAGGCCGGGGGCAAGCTTCTGAAAGAGGTAACCGTATTTGACGTATACGAAGGAGAGCATATGGAGGAAGGCAAGAAGTCAGTCGCTTTCTCACTCCAGTATGTCAATCCTGAACAAACACTGACTGAAGAAGAAGTGACAAAGGCGCACAGCAAAGTGCTGAAAGCGTTAGAAGACACATATCAAGCTGTTTTAAGAGGCTGA
- the pheS gene encoding phenylalanyl-tRNA synthetase (alpha subunit) (Evidence 1a: Function from experimental evidences in the studied strain; PubMedId: 811647, 2127701, 2492510, 12682299; Product type e: enzyme), producing MEEKLKQLEQEALEQVEAASSLKVVNDIRVQYLGKKGPITEVLRGMGKLSAEERPKMGALANEVRERIANAIADKNEKLEEEEMKQKLAGQTIDVTLPGNPVAVGGRHPLTVVIEEIEDLFIGMGYTVEEGPEVETDYYNFESLNLPKEHPARDMQDSFYITEETLMRTQTSPVQTRTMEKHEGKGPVKIICPGKVYRRDNDDATHSHQFMQIEGLVVDKNISMSDLKGTLELVAKKMFGQDREIRLRPSFFPFTEPSVEVDVTCFKCGGNGCSVCKGTGWIEILGAGMVHPNVLKMAGFDPKEYQGFAFGMGVERIAMLKYGIDDIRHFYTNDVRFISQFKQA from the coding sequence ATGGAAGAAAAGCTAAAACAGCTGGAACAAGAAGCTTTAGAACAAGTAGAAGCGGCAAGCTCATTGAAGGTTGTCAATGATATTCGGGTGCAATATCTCGGAAAAAAAGGGCCGATTACAGAAGTGCTGCGCGGAATGGGCAAGCTTTCTGCTGAGGAACGTCCAAAAATGGGGGCGCTCGCGAACGAAGTAAGGGAGCGTATTGCCAATGCGATTGCTGACAAAAACGAGAAGCTTGAAGAAGAGGAAATGAAACAGAAGCTTGCAGGACAGACAATTGACGTCACGCTGCCGGGGAACCCTGTTGCAGTCGGCGGCCGCCATCCGCTCACTGTTGTCATTGAAGAAATTGAAGATTTATTTATCGGTATGGGCTACACAGTCGAGGAAGGGCCAGAGGTTGAAACGGATTACTACAACTTCGAATCGCTCAATCTTCCGAAAGAACACCCAGCGCGCGATATGCAGGACAGCTTTTACATCACAGAGGAAACTTTGATGAGAACGCAAACTTCTCCTGTCCAAACACGTACGATGGAAAAGCATGAAGGCAAAGGTCCCGTTAAAATCATTTGCCCGGGTAAAGTATATCGCCGTGATAACGATGATGCGACGCACTCTCACCAATTTATGCAAATTGAAGGGCTTGTCGTTGACAAAAACATCAGCATGAGTGATTTAAAAGGAACGCTTGAACTTGTTGCGAAAAAAATGTTCGGGCAAGACCGTGAAATCAGACTCCGCCCAAGCTTCTTCCCGTTTACTGAGCCTTCAGTAGAAGTGGATGTGACATGCTTTAAATGCGGTGGGAACGGCTGCTCAGTATGTAAAGGAACAGGCTGGATTGAAATCCTCGGTGCCGGAATGGTTCACCCGAACGTGCTTAAAATGGCTGGCTTTGATCCGAAGGAATATCAGGGCTTCGCATTCGGAATGGGTGTTGAGCGCATCGCGATGCTGAAATATGGCATTGATGATATCCGCCACTTCTATACAAACGATGTCAGATTTATTTCGCAGTTTAAACAGGCGTAA